A window of the Anoplolepis gracilipes chromosome 11, ASM4749672v1, whole genome shotgun sequence genome harbors these coding sequences:
- the LOC140671063 gene encoding tsukushi, which yields MDLRISIPLLALFLLAKCENTTTIKDATADSNAITIENSTPEAAILCTVCACTDGYVNCNNRSLENHLEDRQWLNVTAKEISFEHNRLVHITPFPKIIVYKINLGKNQITVIDRHAFKELVNLTELDLNNNQLTSDQLRPHIFEGPFKPEAYEPLPLKVLNLANNILHWLHQSIFEHIADIEVLNLSGNPFGVFDYRTSIAISSLSYLRELDLSYCQLKELPNLQFHNAKYLKRLNLAGNELAVLPKSLEETGALEYLSLDDNPIRVIDNTNVFPNLTKLRELSLCNMPSLTAIRNGGLSALIGLEDLRVRNCKNLEVIEEYAIAITTAEGMLWPFLKKLDLSSNALQYLPNLLVNRWDRLEELHLMHNRWSCDCRNQYLIGTVLPEYATKRKATAEVGELTCSAPPEHAGKTLASLSERQLRCLDLYDARPEKDAAILVGMLIGLLVAIPLGMALFAFWRRGFFFCGTQGPASFSRAFYKRASNDDDI from the exons ATGGATCTCCGAATATCGATTCCTCTGCTCGCGCTATTCCTTCTGGCAAAGTGCGAGAACACTACTACTATAAAAGACGCGACTGCAGATTCGAATGCGATTACGATTGAAAATTCTACGCCGGAAGCAGCGATTTTATGCACCGTGTGCGCTTGTACAG aTGGCTACGTAAATTGCAATAACCGAAGTTTGGAAAATCACCTTGAGGATAGACAATGGCTGAACGTAACGGCTAAAGAGATTTCGTTCGAGCACAATCGCTTGGTACACATCACGCCTTTTCCAAAGATAATCGTCTACAAGATAAATCTAGGAAAAAATCAGATCACCGTGATCGATCGTCACGCCTTTAAGGAGCTCGTTAATCTTACCGAATTGGACCTGAATAATAACCAGCTTACGTCGGACCAGCTACGGCCGCACATTTTCGAG GGTCCGTTCAAGCCAGAAGCGTACGAGCCTTTACCGTTGAAAGTATTGAATCTGGCTAATAACATACTTCACTGGTTACACCAGAGTATTTTCGAGCACATCGCCGATATCGAGGTGTTGAATCTTTCTGGGAATCCTTTTGGCGTATTTGACTATCGTACATCTATAGCTATCAGTAGCTTGTCGTATTTACGGGAATTAGACCTCAGTTATTGCCAGTTGAAGGAACTACCGAATCTTCAGTTCCACAACGCCAA aTATTTAAAGAGACTAAATTTAGCCGGCAACGAGCTCGCGGTTTTGCCCAAGTCGTTAGAGGAGACCGGAGCCTTGGAGTATCTAAGTTTGGACGACAATCCGATACGCGTTATCGATAACACGAACGTCTTTCCCAACTTGACGAAATTGCGAGAGCTCAGTTTGTGCAACATGCCAAGTTTAACGGCGATTAGAAATGGCGGCTTATCGGCGTTAATCGGCCTGGAAGATCTCCGCGTGCGAAACTGTAAGAATCTGGAAGTGATCGAGGAATACGCGATAGCGATCACG ACAGCCGAAGGGATGTTGTGGCCGTTTTTGAAGAAACTGGATCTATCGTCTAACGCGCTACAATACTTGCCAAACTTACTTGTCAACAGATGGGACAGACTCGAGGAATTGCATCTGATGCACAATCGTTGGAGCTGCGATTGTCGCAATCAATATCTG ATTGGAACCGTATTGCCGGAATACGCGACGAAACGGAAGGCGACGGCCGAAGTCGGCGAGCTCACCTGTTCCGCGCCGCCGGAACACGCGGGTAAGACGCTCGCGTCCCTGTCTGAACGACAGCTACGTTGCTTGGATCTGTACGACGCACGACCGGAGAAGGATGCCGCGATACTCGTAGGGATGCTGATCGGTCTGCTCGTCGCGATTCCGCTCGGCATGGCGCTCTTCGCCTTCTGGCGACGCGGCTTCTTCTTTTGCGGTACGCAGGGTCCCGCCAGCTTCTCCCGCGCCTTTTACAAGCGCGCGTCCAACGACGATGACATTTGA